One Patescibacteria group bacterium DNA window includes the following coding sequences:
- a CDS encoding DUF2769 domain-containing protein gives MPKISNTKENFAKCLCAGCPTYQADSCAKENKEKLYCATGKSNCSLVNKGCICGACPVWSENKLTKGYFCLKGEAI, from the coding sequence ATGCCAAAAATTTCTAATACCAAGGAAAATTTCGCTAAATGCCTTTGCGCCGGCTGCCCGACTTACCAGGCCGATAGCTGCGCCAAGGAAAATAAGGAAAAACTTTACTGCGCTACCGGCAAATCAAATTGCAGCCTAGTTAATAAAGGCTGTATTTGCGGCGCCTGTCCGGTCTGGTCGGAAAATAAACTGACCAAGGGTTATTTTTGTTTAAAGGGCGAAGCAATTTAA
- a CDS encoding SdpI family protein — protein sequence MANPIKPTIKTEFIPLLLIILALASSVYFYNNLPERVAIHWNFAGEVDGYGSGQTQAVVFPSMIIGMYVLFLLIPYLDPKKERYEQFSKIYHIFKSLIIALIVVIYFVVGLNGLGYNLPVGVITPGLIGLLFIVIGNYMAKIKRNWFMGIRTPWTMSSEEVWNKTHRFGGKMFILAGLLMIAEIFLPVSWKLPIFIIMMVILLAGTVGYSYLVYLQEKKKKV from the coding sequence ATGGCCAACCCAATCAAGCCAACAATCAAAACAGAATTTATCCCTTTACTTTTAATTATTTTAGCCTTAGCGTCTTCCGTATATTTTTATAATAATCTGCCGGAACGTGTTGCTATCCATTGGAATTTCGCCGGCGAGGTTGACGGCTACGGATCGGGCCAAACCCAGGCCGTTGTTTTTCCCTCAATGATAATCGGCATGTATGTTTTATTTTTGCTAATCCCCTATTTGGACCCGAAAAAAGAACGCTATGAACAATTTAGTAAAATCTACCATATTTTTAAAAGTCTAATTATAGCCTTGATAGTTGTTATCTATTTTGTTGTTGGTCTAAACGGGCTGGGCTATAATTTGCCGGTAGGCGTGATTACACCAGGATTAATTGGTTTATTATTTATAGTTATCGGTAATTATATGGCCAAAATTAAACGCAATTGGTTTATGGGCATACGCACGCCCTGGACTATGTCGAGCGAAGAAGTTTGGAATAAAACTCATCGTTTCGGCGGCAAGATGTTTATTTTGGCTGGCCTGCTTATGATAGCGGAAATCTTTTTACCTGTTAGCTGGAAATTACCGATTTTTATAATAATGATGGTAATATTGCTTGCGGGGACGGTTGGCTATTCATACCTCGTTTATCTTCAAGAAAAAAAGAAAAAAGTATAA
- a CDS encoding GIY-YIG nuclease family protein, with protein MYIIYALEFINGRIYVGMTNNLNRRIEEHRRNKTKSTKNRGKFNVIIIEEQSESIIARQREKYWKSGCGKERLKNLER; from the coding sequence ATGTATATTATTTATGCTCTTGAATTTATAAATGGTAGAATTTACGTAGGCATGACTAATAATTTAAATCGCAGGATAGAAGAGCATAGAAGAAATAAAACTAAATCAACAAAAAATCGAGGCAAATTTAATGTTATTATAATAGAAGAACAGTCGGAAAGCATTATAGCTAGACAAAGGGAAAAATATTGGAAATCAGGTTGTGGTAAAGAGCGACTTAAAAATTTGGAGCGGTAG
- a CDS encoding cupredoxin family copper-binding protein has product MKKIISLAVILVAILFTGGCSLYGNNQTGAPNTAPAPTTTEPSAAQGNINAVNIENFSFTPGALNVKKGESVTWANNDPEPHAIKSAGFSSEILNKGQSFSFTFNQTGTFKYFCSLHPSMTGEIIVK; this is encoded by the coding sequence ATGAAAAAAATTATTAGTTTAGCGGTAATTTTAGTCGCCATATTATTTACCGGCGGCTGCAGCCTTTATGGGAATAATCAAACCGGCGCGCCTAATACGGCTCCGGCCCCGACAACCACCGAGCCATCAGCGGCCCAAGGCAATATCAACGCGGTCAATATAGAAAATTTTTCTTTTACTCCCGGCGCGCTTAACGTTAAAAAAGGCGAGAGCGTAACTTGGGCTAATAATGATCCGGAGCCTCACGCGATTAAATCCGCCGGCTTTAGCTCCGAAATCTTAAATAAAGGGCAGAGCTTTTCTTTTACTTTTAATCAAACCGGAACTTTTAAATATTTTTGCTCCCTTCATCCTTCTATGACCGGAGAAATAATCGTAAAATAA
- a CDS encoding LapA family protein, with protein MPKIIKLIGAENFIVAGSAPAGSEVLIYLDGSFVGQIEAEIIFDQAGSNFNFQYKGGQKLADGTHTVMVVAKDKTSLVLSAPSAEVKFTVNLLPAPTLIAPNETTVTAKVKPLIIGLTKGGSFVKIFIDGIYNGKTEILNNESNTANFAYQPFLNLSRGWHNVYAIAEDSAGRVSRMSEVLRFNIELPLPAPTMLRPAVNKNTSLSRPFIVGLAKNDSKIKIYIDKKYGGEFKVKNHPSGTASFAFKPVESLDRGDHLVYAVAVDKRGKQSQWSNIVYFSTRDSAIAQSAQEEKSDTVAKIEEPKEIVEINPEAPIISESSGVIEENLDEPAADQAEQTDAIKKLSQQDEASLEKIKNLIGDNTGEKAKTGQGMIDEGKLNQGKLRLSLVLFILFLVGVVGWLLWVNRELVKERREQNKTEDESDKDKNNQAAGGQKDKLL; from the coding sequence ATGCCAAAAATAATTAAATTAATTGGCGCGGAAAATTTTATTGTAGCCGGGTCGGCTCCGGCCGGCAGCGAAGTTTTAATTTATTTAGACGGCAGTTTTGTCGGGCAGATTGAGGCTGAAATTATTTTTGACCAAGCCGGGTCTAATTTTAATTTTCAATATAAAGGCGGTCAAAAATTAGCCGATGGCACGCATACAGTCATGGTCGTGGCCAAGGATAAAACCTCCTTAGTTTTATCAGCGCCGTCGGCCGAAGTAAAATTCACGGTTAATTTACTGCCGGCGCCGACTTTAATTGCGCCAAACGAAACAACGGTTACGGCTAAAGTCAAGCCTTTAATTATCGGCTTAACCAAAGGTGGCAGTTTTGTTAAAATTTTTATTGACGGTATTTATAACGGCAAGACTGAAATTTTAAATAATGAAAGCAATACCGCCAATTTCGCCTATCAGCCGTTTTTAAATTTAAGCCGCGGTTGGCATAATGTTTATGCTATAGCCGAAGATAGCGCCGGCAGAGTTAGCCGGATGTCGGAAGTTTTACGTTTTAATATTGAATTGCCTCTGCCGGCGCCGACTATGCTAAGGCCGGCGGTTAATAAAAATACTTCACTTAGCCGGCCTTTTATCGTCGGTTTAGCGAAGAATGATTCTAAAATTAAAATTTATATTGATAAGAAATACGGCGGAGAATTTAAAGTAAAAAATCATCCGAGCGGTACGGCTAGTTTCGCTTTTAAACCGGTTGAGTCTTTAGATAGAGGTGATCATTTAGTTTATGCCGTGGCGGTTGATAAGCGCGGCAAGCAAAGCCAGTGGTCAAATATAGTTTATTTTTCAACCAGGGATTCGGCCATCGCTCAGTCGGCGCAAGAAGAAAAAAGCGATACGGTTGCTAAGATTGAAGAGCCTAAAGAGATAGTTGAAATTAATCCCGAGGCGCCGATTATTTCCGAAAGCTCAGGCGTGATTGAAGAAAATTTAGATGAACCGGCGGCGGATCAGGCAGAGCAGACGGATGCTATCAAAAAATTAAGCCAGCAAGACGAGGCCAGCCTAGAAAAAATAAAAAATTTAATTGGAGATAATACGGGAGAAAAAGCAAAAACCGGCCAAGGCATGATTGATGAAGGCAAATTAAACCAGGGAAAATTAAGATTAAGCTTAGTGTTGTTTATTCTATTTTTAGTCGGAGTGGTTGGTTGGCTGCTATGGGTTAACCGCGAGTTAGTTAAAGAGCGCCGAGAGCAAAATAAAACCGAAGACGAATCGGATAAAGATAAAAACAATCAGGCGGCCGGCGGTCAAAAAGATAAATTATTGTAA
- a CDS encoding YraN family protein → MTHNQRIGEFGEALAKNYLVRHGYKIIDANVKLSYQELDIIASHDDKIVFIEVKTRISQFYGPAENAFQFTKLERFRRGMEMYISNNNLYVEEIRADLITVDIDQIKKTAKIKHYKDVI, encoded by the coding sequence ATGACCCATAACCAAAGAATAGGAGAATTTGGCGAGGCATTAGCCAAAAATTATTTAGTTAGGCATGGTTATAAAATTATTGACGCTAATGTTAAATTAAGTTATCAGGAGCTTGATATCATAGCTTCGCATGATGATAAAATCGTCTTTATTGAAGTAAAAACCAGAATCAGCCAATTTTATGGGCCGGCGGAAAATGCTTTTCAATTTACTAAGCTTGAAAGATTCAGGCGGGGAATGGAAATGTATATTAGCAATAATAATTTATATGTTGAAGAGATCAGGGCTGATTTAATTACTGTGGATATCGACCAGATTAAAAAAACAGCCAAGATAAAGCATTATAAAGATGTAATCTAG
- the ychF gene encoding redox-regulated ATPase YchF, with product MSLSIGIVGLPNVGKSTLFNALTKKKVEASNYPFCTIDPNVGVVKVPDERLAKLAIISKPKKIIPTYIEFVDIAGLVKGASKGEGLGNQFLSHIRECDAILEVVREFKDDNIIHVNGKIDPEGDRETINLELIFADLAIVEKRLDKVAREAKSGDKEMIALKALLEKLKAQLEAGRAARELELTDEEKKEVKNLGLLTIKPIIYALNIKDDLTPNPLLGKEREINWSGGVIKINAKLEEEIAGLPEDEQAEYIKELGLDQSGLDKLIKASYEALGLITFLTTGPDETRAWTVSRGAKAPQAAGVIHTDFTKGFIRAEVINWQKFIEAGSEAKARELGWIKTEGKEYIVQDGDVCNFLIN from the coding sequence ATGTCTTTATCTATCGGCATCGTCGGTCTGCCTAACGTCGGCAAGTCAACCTTATTTAACGCTTTGACCAAGAAAAAAGTCGAAGCTTCCAATTATCCCTTTTGCACCATTGATCCGAACGTGGGCGTGGTTAAAGTTCCGGACGAAAGATTGGCCAAACTGGCGATTATCTCAAAGCCTAAGAAAATCATACCGACCTATATTGAATTCGTTGATATTGCCGGCTTGGTTAAGGGCGCGTCAAAAGGCGAGGGCTTAGGCAACCAATTTTTATCCCACATCAGAGAATGCGATGCTATTTTAGAAGTGGTGCGCGAATTTAAAGATGATAATATTATTCATGTCAACGGCAAAATTGACCCCGAAGGCGACCGGGAAACCATCAATCTGGAATTGATTTTTGCCGATTTGGCCATCGTGGAAAAAAGATTGGATAAGGTTGCGCGGGAAGCTAAGAGCGGCGATAAAGAGATGATCGCCTTAAAGGCGCTATTGGAAAAATTAAAAGCCCAGCTTGAAGCCGGCCGAGCCGCGCGCGAGCTTGAATTAACCGATGAAGAAAAAAAAGAAGTTAAGAATTTAGGGCTGTTAACGATTAAGCCGATAATTTACGCTTTGAATATTAAGGATGACCTCACCCCTAACCCTCTCCTTGGCAAGGAGAGGGAGATAAATTGGAGCGGCGGAGTCATTAAAATCAATGCTAAATTAGAAGAAGAAATCGCCGGTTTGCCCGAAGACGAGCAGGCGGAATATATTAAAGAATTAGGCTTAGACCAAAGCGGTTTGGACAAATTAATCAAAGCTTCTTATGAAGCTTTAGGCTTAATAACTTTTTTAACTACCGGTCCGGATGAAACCAGGGCTTGGACGGTTAGCCGGGGCGCTAAAGCGCCGCAGGCGGCCGGAGTAATTCATACGGATTTTACCAAAGGCTTTATCCGCGCCGAAGTTATTAATTGGCAGAAATTTATTGAAGCCGGAAGCGAAGCTAAGGCGCGCGAACTAGGCTGGATCAAGACCGAAGGCAAGGAATATATCGTCCAGGACGGAGATGTTTGTAATTTCCTTATAAATTAA
- a CDS encoding ribonuclease HII, giving the protein MDLNEEKKLFSQGYNIIGALDEAGRGPLAGPVVAACVIFNAGVKINSDLLMVNDSKKLSEKTREFLFELIKQNFIEVGIGVCDHNTIDRINILQATFLAMKKAISSVKSKPDFIIVDGSIKLPNCSIPQQTYIKGDERLFTIAAASIIAKVARDRIMLEMDKLYPNYGFSRHKGYGTKFHLEKLRQYGPCAIHRLSFNKVKYGSR; this is encoded by the coding sequence ATGGATTTAAATGAGGAAAAAAAATTATTTTCTCAAGGTTATAATATAATAGGCGCTTTAGATGAAGCCGGCCGAGGGCCGTTAGCCGGTCCGGTGGTAGCGGCTTGCGTTATTTTTAATGCCGGCGTTAAGATAAATAGTGATTTATTAATGGTTAATGATTCAAAGAAATTAAGCGAAAAGACTAGAGAATTTTTGTTTGAGTTAATTAAGCAAAATTTTATTGAAGTCGGCATAGGCGTTTGTGATCATAACACAATAGATAGAATTAATATATTGCAGGCTACATTTTTAGCCATGAAAAAGGCGATTAGTTCTGTAAAAAGTAAGCCGGATTTTATTATAGTTGACGGGTCAATTAAATTGCCGAACTGTTCAATTCCGCAGCAGACTTATATTAAGGGCGATGAAAGGCTCTTTACCATTGCCGCGGCTTCAATTATCGCCAAAGTGGCCAGAGACCGCATAATGCTGGAGATGGACAAGCTATATCCTAATTATGGCTTTAGCCGGCATAAAGGCTATGGCACTAAATTTCATTTGGAGAAATTAAGGCAATATGGTCCATGCGCGATTCACCGGTTAAGTTTTAATAAGGTTAAATATGGCAGTAGATAA
- a CDS encoding FAD-dependent oxidoreductase, which yields MFDTIIIGAGPTGMTAAIYAARRMMKALVISKNIGGQVIWASDIKNYPGIEFIGGVDLINKMSQQVKNLGVDIKTEEIKKISKNSDSSFLVETGKNSYSAKTIIIAMGLESKKLNLDRENELTGRGISYCANCDGPLFKGKNVAVVGGGNAALDAAEVMSKIAEKVYLIYRKSKLKAFETMILAVKNKSNVEIILSSEIKEIIGNEKLEKLKIISNISQKSRELDADGLFIEIGYQPKTDVVADLVERDSLGQVVVDLNGKTSCDGIFAAGDVTQSEFKQIIIGCGQGAVAALSAYKYLQTKE from the coding sequence ATGTTTGATACAATAATTATTGGAGCCGGTCCAACGGGGATGACGGCCGCAATATATGCCGCCAGAAGAATGATGAAAGCGCTGGTAATTTCTAAAAATATAGGCGGCCAAGTTATTTGGGCTTCTGATATAAAAAATTATCCAGGCATTGAATTTATCGGTGGCGTTGATTTAATAAATAAAATGAGCCAGCAAGTGAAAAATTTGGGGGTTGATATTAAGACTGAAGAAATAAAAAAAATTAGCAAAAATAGCGACAGCAGTTTTTTAGTTGAAACCGGTAAAAACAGTTATTCGGCTAAAACGATCATTATCGCCATGGGCCTTGAGTCTAAAAAATTGAATTTAGACAGAGAAAATGAATTAACTGGCAGGGGAATAAGCTACTGCGCTAATTGCGACGGACCTTTATTTAAAGGAAAAAATGTGGCCGTGGTTGGCGGCGGTAATGCGGCTTTGGACGCGGCTGAAGTTATGTCTAAAATCGCAGAAAAAGTTTATTTGATTTACCGCAAGTCCAAGCTTAAGGCTTTTGAAACCATGATTTTGGCGGTTAAAAATAAAAGCAATGTAGAGATAATATTAAGCAGCGAAATTAAGGAAATAATAGGTAATGAAAAATTAGAGAAATTAAAAATAATTAGTAATATTAGCCAAAAATCAAGAGAATTAGATGCTGACGGCTTATTTATTGAGATTGGGTATCAGCCTAAAACAGATGTGGTGGCGGATTTGGTAGAAAGAGATAGTTTAGGACAGGTTGTTGTGGACTTAAATGGCAAAACTAGTTGTGATGGCATTTTTGCGGCCGGAGATGTGACGCAAAGCGAATTTAAACAAATTATTATCGGTTGCGGACAAGGAGCAGTGGCCGCATTGTCAGCTTATAAGTATTTGCAGACGAAAGAATAG
- a CDS encoding RNA methyltransferase: MIKIDSLQNEKIKNLVKLRESSRERKEQGLFLIEGWREISLALKGGIEIENIFYCQDYIKQELEFDEEKLIEVAKKVFAKIAYRENPDGFLAVAKSRQKKLTAIKLSAKPLIIILEAIEKPGNLGAILRTADAAGADAVIINDANTDIYNPNVIRASQGTVFTVPTALSTIDETVEFCRSWQIKMFATTPEAKREYTEASYNQGCAMVMGAEDKGLSEAWLKAADEKIKIKMSGKIDSLNVSVSTAIILFEALRQRAK; encoded by the coding sequence ATGATAAAAATTGACAGTTTGCAAAATGAAAAAATAAAAAATTTAGTTAAATTGCGCGAGTCCAGCCGGGAGCGTAAAGAGCAGGGCTTATTTTTAATTGAGGGCTGGCGTGAAATAAGTTTAGCCTTAAAAGGCGGTATTGAAATTGAGAATATTTTTTATTGCCAGGATTATATAAAGCAAGAGCTAGAGTTTGACGAAGAAAAATTAATTGAAGTGGCAAAAAAAGTTTTTGCTAAAATAGCTTACCGGGAAAACCCGGACGGATTTTTAGCCGTGGCGAAATCCAGGCAAAAAAAATTAACCGCTATAAAATTAAGCGCTAAGCCGTTAATCATTATTTTAGAAGCCATAGAAAAGCCGGGTAATCTAGGTGCGATTTTACGCACGGCCGACGCGGCCGGAGCCGACGCGGTGATAATTAATGATGCTAATACTGACATCTATAACCCTAATGTCATTCGCGCTAGTCAGGGCACGGTTTTTACCGTGCCAACAGCTTTAAGCACAATCGATGAAACCGTGGAATTTTGCCGCAGTTGGCAAATTAAAATGTTTGCCACCACGCCGGAAGCTAAAAGGGAATACACCGAGGCAAGCTATAATCAGGGTTGCGCCATGGTTATGGGAGCGGAAGACAAAGGGTTGAGCGAAGCTTGGCTTAAAGCCGCGGACGAAAAGATAAAAATAAAAATGAGCGGCAAAATTGATTCGCTTAACGTCTCGGTCAGCACGGCCATAATTTTATTTGAAGCGTTAAGGCAGAGAGCTAAGTAG
- a CDS encoding flavodoxin family protein encodes MRNDQIKYKDKELMKILDIDLKTLNRFKQIRRETMAEAKKLSQRKNKKIKVLGISGSARDAVDMSQEDSSSGELLKKCLKFCANFGAKTEFIQLKKYHIKHCKACYSTVNTQCHFYCSCYPKNTPKGDDMTNILYDKLLSADAIIFATPVNNYAMSTLMKTFIDRTISLDGSLKPASPGTPKDKELNIKHMKFVELTADNNLPGSGMLKRFMGKTAGFIITGHEEGASLALSSFYMYLNGCGMIFPPFNYVYAMSSVCNSTYQDKPLVTNKCYEEEVKFLAQNIINSAKIARDRKPVDWKYDYSAN; translated from the coding sequence ATGAGAAATGACCAAATAAAATATAAAGATAAAGAATTGATGAAAATTTTAGACATAGACTTAAAGACCTTGAATAGATTTAAACAAATCCGGCGAGAGACTATGGCCGAGGCGAAAAAATTAAGCCAAAGAAAGAATAAAAAAATAAAAGTCCTGGGCATTTCCGGTTCGGCCAGAGATGCTGTGGATATGTCTCAAGAAGATTCTAGCTCCGGAGAATTATTAAAAAAATGCCTGAAATTTTGCGCGAATTTCGGCGCTAAAACCGAATTTATCCAATTAAAAAAATATCATATCAAACATTGCAAAGCCTGCTATTCCACGGTAAATACCCAATGCCATTTTTATTGTTCCTGCTACCCTAAAAATACCCCGAAAGGCGACGATATGACTAATATTTTATACGACAAGCTTCTCTCCGCCGACGCCATAATTTTTGCCACGCCGGTCAATAATTACGCTATGTCAACCCTGATGAAAACTTTTATAGATAGAACGATCAGTTTGGACGGAAGCTTAAAGCCGGCCAGCCCCGGCACGCCGAAAGATAAAGAGTTGAATATTAAGCATATGAAGTTTGTTGAGTTAACGGCGGATAATAATCTGCCCGGCAGCGGCATGCTAAAAAGATTTATGGGTAAAACCGCCGGATTTATCATCACCGGACATGAAGAGGGCGCCTCATTGGCGCTATCAAGCTTTTATATGTACCTTAACGGGTGCGGCATGATTTTCCCGCCGTTTAATTATGTATATGCCATGTCCTCCGTCTGTAATTCAACTTATCAAGACAAGCCGCTGGTAACCAATAAATGTTACGAGGAAGAGGTAAAATTTCTGGCGCAAAATATAATTAATTCAGCTAAAATCGCGAGGGATCGCAAGCCCGTTGACTGGAAATACGATTATAGCGCCAACTAA
- a CDS encoding methyltransferase domain-containing protein, giving the protein MIGSTGGNTLIDVNLLFSKAQVGEKMKIADLGCGSSGHFVFPGAKLIGKKGVMYGVDILRTALETVSKRARAENLANIKTIWSNLEIFGATKIEAGSLDVGLLINTLYQSHKRAEILRESIRLLKKNGKLVIVEWKNVAAPFGPPTEERVKKELVDNAAKKLGLRPEEEFEAGPYHYGLVYVKL; this is encoded by the coding sequence ATGATAGGATCAACAGGAGGCAATACATTGATTGACGTCAATTTGCTTTTTAGCAAAGCTCAAGTCGGAGAAAAAATGAAAATCGCGGATTTGGGCTGCGGCTCTTCCGGCCATTTTGTTTTTCCAGGAGCCAAGCTAATAGGAAAAAAAGGAGTTATGTATGGCGTGGATATTTTAAGGACTGCCTTAGAAACGGTTAGCAAGCGGGCGCGCGCGGAAAATTTAGCTAATATTAAAACAATTTGGAGTAATTTAGAAATATTTGGCGCTACTAAAATTGAAGCCGGCAGCTTAGACGTCGGGTTATTGATTAATACTTTATATCAATCGCATAAGCGAGCGGAGATTTTAAGGGAATCAATTAGGCTATTGAAGAAAAATGGCAAGTTAGTTATTGTTGAATGGAAAAATGTTGCCGCGCCGTTCGGGCCGCCGACAGAGGAAAGGGTAAAAAAAGAATTAGTTGACAACGCGGCTAAAAAACTCGGGTTAAGGCCGGAGGAGGAATTTGAAGCTGGGCCTTATCATTACGGCTTGGTTTACGTAAAATTATAA
- a CDS encoding aminopeptidase, with protein sequence MTFNPEGKIRIIKKEERKEIPPEYIKNAESALRNFVAVKSEERALFLVDSKTNPETLEILKQAVDKIGSEWQEILINDYTKREDINNLLKEVEVVINVTGEGHEATGEVYDDIKEYGNRMVALYEAEPDIFSKNGTLSENFQELQERLNRMEAVLKEAVGFHITSRYGTDLKVGLPSFHSRRWAKETGLIDQPGQWDNMPSGEVYTTPQENNVNGILVLPALETDISYEQGVDELVRLIIKDGVIINISGGRSAEKMRKYLEKKAGKQIEEGDNVWNVFRISEIGFGANSKARYIVKEEDPGAPATPTVEAEKRFGTMHLAFGDSKHGEEGVEGLEEAVSHLDFVLPRTALTVEMFRNENDFKKGKNGKKIFNDGGVNF encoded by the coding sequence ATGACGTTTAATCCTGAAGGAAAAATTAGAATAATAAAAAAAGAAGAGCGCAAAGAAATTCCCCCGGAATATATTAAAAACGCAGAGAGCGCGCTCCGTAATTTTGTGGCTGTTAAATCGGAAGAGAGAGCGCTTTTTTTAGTTGACAGTAAAACTAACCCCGAGACTCTGGAAATTTTGAAGCAAGCCGTTGATAAAATTGGCTCTGAGTGGCAAGAAATTTTGATAAATGATTATACTAAGCGTGAGGATATTAACAACCTGCTTAAAGAGGTCGAGGTAGTGATAAATGTTACAGGCGAAGGGCATGAAGCTACTGGCGAAGTTTATGACGATATTAAGGAATATGGCAATAGAATGGTTGCCTTATACGAGGCCGAGCCTGATATTTTTTCTAAAAACGGAACGCTTTCAGAAAATTTTCAGGAGTTGCAAGAAAGATTAAACAGAATGGAAGCAGTTTTAAAAGAAGCTGTCGGGTTTCATATAACTTCCCGTTACGGCACAGATTTAAAAGTTGGGTTGCCGTCGTTTCATAGCCGCCGTTGGGCAAAAGAAACCGGGTTAATTGACCAGCCAGGACAATGGGATAATATGCCCAGCGGAGAGGTTTACACCACTCCTCAAGAGAATAATGTTAATGGCATTTTGGTTTTACCAGCTCTTGAAACAGATATTTCTTATGAACAAGGAGTTGATGAATTAGTTAGACTAATAATAAAAGACGGAGTAATTATTAATATTTCCGGCGGGAGATCTGCCGAAAAGATGAGAAAATATTTAGAAAAAAAAGCCGGTAAACAAATTGAAGAAGGCGATAATGTTTGGAATGTTTTTCGGATTTCCGAAATAGGTTTTGGTGCAAACAGCAAAGCTCGTTATATAGTAAAAGAAGAAGATCCTGGAGCTCCGGCGACGCCTACGGTTGAGGCGGAAAAACGTTTTGGCACAATGCACTTGGCTTTTGGAGATTCTAAGCACGGAGAAGAGGGAGTAGAAGGATTAGAAGAAGCAGTTTCCCATCTTGACTTCGTACTCCCCAGAACGGCTTTGACCGTAGAGATGTTTAGAAATGAAAACGATTTTAAAAAAGGAAAAAATGGTAAAAAAATATTTAATGATGGCGGGGTAAATTTTTAA
- a CDS encoding autorepressor SdpR family transcription factor, whose amino-acid sequence MTLNITLQALSDPTRRKILEILKKKDLAAGELGKNFDMTLPSLSHHLNVLKQADLVTSLRRGQEIIYSLNLSVFEEMAEKLVKFFKK is encoded by the coding sequence ATGACTTTAAACATAACTTTGCAGGCTTTATCCGATCCGACCAGGCGTAAAATTTTAGAAATTTTAAAGAAAAAAGACTTGGCCGCCGGAGAGCTGGGGAAAAATTTTGACATGACTTTGCCTTCATTGTCTCATCACTTAAACGTTTTAAAGCAGGCTGATTTGGTAACCAGCCTTAGGCGCGGCCAGGAAATAATTTATTCTTTAAATCTAAGCGTTTTTGAAGAGATGGCGGAAAAATTAGTGAAATTTTTTAAAAAATAA